A genomic window from Arthrobacter globiformis includes:
- a CDS encoding zinc-binding dehydrogenase, translating into MDVPDPVAGPNEVVIDVKAAGICHTDVGYLDGTLTGILGFTPITLGHEIAGVVAQLGDAVTGLSLGQRVAIPATIQGPGTGTDGGFADKVKAFDYQVIPVPDGVAWEQAAPATDAGMTSYHALKVGGVQSGTKLGIIGAGGLGSLAIQFAKALGAKIYVAEVNRAAWERISGGFGVDGLAENIRDFADEDLDVIVDYAGFDTTTDDAIETVGFRGAVVQVGMGTERTNISTTTMILKQLRYLGSNGGTNEDCAEVLNLIAQGTVSSHVETIGFDEIYDSIRRFERGEVNGRLVAIRS; encoded by the coding sequence ATGGACGTACCTGACCCCGTGGCAGGGCCCAACGAGGTGGTGATCGATGTCAAGGCCGCGGGAATCTGCCACACGGACGTGGGATACCTGGACGGCACGCTCACTGGCATTCTGGGCTTCACTCCCATCACTCTCGGACACGAAATCGCAGGGGTAGTGGCACAACTGGGAGACGCAGTCACCGGCCTGTCCTTAGGCCAGCGAGTAGCCATCCCTGCAACCATCCAAGGCCCCGGGACGGGCACCGACGGTGGCTTCGCGGACAAGGTTAAGGCCTTCGACTATCAGGTCATCCCGGTTCCGGACGGCGTGGCGTGGGAGCAGGCTGCGCCGGCCACCGACGCGGGCATGACGTCCTACCATGCGCTCAAGGTAGGCGGTGTTCAGTCGGGGACCAAGCTGGGGATCATAGGTGCTGGCGGGCTGGGCAGCTTGGCGATCCAGTTCGCCAAGGCCCTCGGCGCGAAGATCTACGTGGCGGAGGTGAACCGGGCAGCTTGGGAACGCATCTCCGGCGGCTTCGGGGTCGATGGGCTTGCCGAGAACATTCGCGACTTCGCCGATGAGGACCTCGACGTGATTGTTGACTACGCGGGGTTCGATACCACGACCGATGATGCTATTGAAACTGTCGGGTTCCGGGGTGCTGTCGTTCAGGTCGGCATGGGAACGGAGCGGACGAATATCTCGACCACGACGATGATCCTCAAACAGTTGCGCTATCTCGGTTCGAATGGAGGTACCAACGAGGACTGCGCAGAAGTTCTCAACCTCATTGCCCAAGGCACTGTGTCCTCGCACGTCGAGACAATAGGCTTCGACGAGATCTACGACTCCATCCGACGCTTCGAGCGTGGCGAGGTCAACGGACGCCTAGTCGCCATCCGCTCCTGA
- a CDS encoding VOC family protein: MWNPFPMMFHPTLIVEDLEQSSAWFSRVFGRPEVRWENKWDLTLLNPTYPINYSYFYVLGDVSLDVLCPSLLVLPGGKKAVYPEGEGLSDIAWYTDRIEEVSRQLETHGFRTRDQEGNIIHDGVVPESNLVADCPMIWSLPEDTGLTYEFYDMARRHWDKYSEHADPRLSPNWRPDRVVEDDPLGIVRTAYHTILTKDHARAKKLFTDVLDGKVVDEFHDPEMDADCVEIAYAKSVLRFAVPRTEPIMDVLTGEPTHTDQYLGITFDVLDVKAAAAHLEHEGVSIVHRQDQSIVTDPTTSKGVVWGFRTA; this comes from the coding sequence ATGTGGAACCCGTTTCCCATGATGTTCCACCCGACACTGATCGTCGAAGACCTTGAACAGTCCTCCGCCTGGTTCAGCCGCGTCTTTGGCCGGCCCGAGGTGCGCTGGGAAAACAAGTGGGACCTGACCTTGCTCAACCCGACCTACCCCATCAACTACTCATACTTCTATGTCCTGGGCGATGTCAGCCTGGATGTCCTGTGCCCCTCCCTCCTGGTTCTCCCCGGCGGGAAAAAGGCCGTATACCCCGAAGGTGAGGGCCTCTCCGACATCGCCTGGTACACCGACCGCATCGAGGAAGTCTCCCGGCAACTTGAAACCCACGGCTTCCGGACGCGGGACCAGGAAGGCAACATCATCCACGACGGCGTGGTCCCAGAGTCCAACCTCGTCGCCGATTGCCCCATGATCTGGTCCCTTCCAGAAGATACAGGCCTAACATACGAGTTCTACGACATGGCCCGACGCCACTGGGACAAATACTCCGAACATGCCGATCCCCGTCTGAGCCCAAACTGGAGGCCGGATCGGGTCGTTGAAGACGATCCTCTCGGGATCGTGCGCACCGCCTATCACACCATATTGACGAAGGACCACGCCCGAGCGAAGAAGCTTTTTACCGATGTCCTGGACGGCAAAGTCGTCGACGAATTCCACGACCCGGAGATGGACGCCGACTGTGTCGAAATAGCGTACGCAAAGTCCGTGCTCCGTTTCGCAGTACCCCGCACCGAGCCCATCATGGACGTGCTCACCGGCGAACCGACCCACACCGATCAGTATCTCGGCATCACCTTTGACGTCCTGGACGTCAAAGCAGCAGCAGCACACCTCGAACACGAGGGCGTCTCAATCGTTCATCGCCAGGACCAAAGCATCGTCACGGATCCAACGACATCAAAAGGGGTCGTCTGGGGCTTCCGGACCGCATAA
- a CDS encoding SDR family NAD(P)-dependent oxidoreductase: MKFEGRVAIVTGAGQGMGKAHAVTLASRGARVVVNDVSREHAEQVVKEIEGAGGTAVIDVHDVANEASRIVQTALDAFGQLDIVVNNAGIIRVGLFGEQPMEEFWKVFDVSFRGTAELSQAAWPHLVKSGSGRLILVSSSGILANPGAAAYGAAKGAIWALGNTLAQEGDRVGVQVSTLMPTAWTPMTESAYSDPNIIRTLRDGLGPEHVANFVAYLSHQDTTVHGDMFQVSGGRASRMVLTGLPRVQSTENTPEGWIAVADQLSADSEDLTQYRVTGQQFADEMIAANPSVAEAFKNMNPADLGA; the protein is encoded by the coding sequence ATGAAGTTCGAAGGGCGCGTTGCCATTGTTACCGGTGCCGGTCAAGGAATGGGCAAGGCCCACGCCGTCACTCTCGCCTCCCGTGGTGCCCGGGTAGTGGTCAACGATGTTTCCCGCGAGCACGCCGAGCAGGTCGTGAAGGAGATCGAAGGCGCTGGTGGAACCGCTGTCATCGACGTACATGATGTTGCCAACGAGGCCTCCCGGATCGTCCAAACCGCCCTTGACGCTTTCGGGCAACTGGACATCGTGGTCAACAACGCAGGTATCATCCGCGTCGGGCTCTTTGGAGAGCAACCCATGGAGGAATTCTGGAAGGTCTTCGATGTCTCCTTCAGGGGCACGGCGGAGCTTTCCCAAGCTGCATGGCCACACCTGGTGAAATCCGGTTCCGGCCGCCTGATCCTCGTCTCCTCCAGCGGCATTCTGGCCAATCCCGGCGCCGCGGCCTACGGCGCCGCCAAGGGCGCGATCTGGGCGCTGGGCAACACGCTCGCCCAGGAGGGAGACCGGGTTGGTGTACAGGTTTCAACGCTGATGCCCACGGCATGGACACCCATGACCGAGAGCGCCTATAGCGACCCGAACATCATCCGTACACTACGCGACGGGCTCGGTCCCGAGCACGTCGCAAATTTCGTTGCCTACCTCTCGCACCAGGACACCACGGTGCACGGGGACATGTTTCAGGTCAGCGGCGGCCGAGCAAGTCGGATGGTTCTGACGGGCCTGCCACGGGTCCAGTCCACCGAGAACACCCCCGAGGGATGGATCGCAGTCGCTGACCAATTGAGCGCGGACTCCGAGGACCTCACCCAGTACCGTGTCACCGGCCAACAGTTCGCTGACGAGATGATTGCGGCAAATCCTTCCGTTGCCGAGGCTTTCAAGAACATGAATCCCGCGGACCTCGGCGCCTAG
- a CDS encoding EthD domain-containing protein, producing MANNGPVLAFEVYRWAGTSAEEFQTHYKDVHAKIGMRIPGLVWYESFMNKNSQEGWPVIGGAAKPDAIVVMMFDSEESKAKIAESEAWTDAAADDIGFCSHFEIFEVDRFTWIPESTLREPFHAQEAAPA from the coding sequence ATGGCAAACAACGGACCTGTCCTCGCCTTCGAGGTATACCGCTGGGCCGGCACAAGCGCCGAAGAGTTCCAAACGCACTACAAGGACGTACACGCGAAGATTGGAATGCGCATCCCGGGCCTCGTTTGGTACGAATCCTTCATGAACAAGAACTCGCAGGAGGGCTGGCCCGTGATCGGAGGAGCCGCCAAGCCCGACGCAATCGTCGTGATGATGTTCGATTCCGAAGAATCCAAGGCCAAAATCGCTGAGTCGGAAGCATGGACGGACGCTGCGGCAGACGATATCGGGTTCTGCAGCCACTTCGAAATCTTTGAAGTGGACCGCTTCACTTGGATCCCCGAATCCACATTGCGCGAACCATTCCATGCCCAGGAGGCAGCGCCCGCATAA
- a CDS encoding cytochrome P450, which translates to MTETVTDTAIVPNHIAEAVMLPASYAEEQTRTYPALAWLRANNPFGLAKIDSYDPVWLATKHADIMEIERNPKIFSSGKADPFLVDRAGREYLKTANNGARTQDTLAYMDAPEHTKIKNVTSAWFMPANVRKREEAIRELARASVNKLLTGDREVDIVKDFSLYYPLRVIMTLFGVPPEDEPMMLTLTQALFGTTDEDSKRSDADDGEGASAKAWKATLQDFFRYFNELSADRRKNPTDDLASLIANAKVDGEDLPESFVNGYYVAIATAGHDTTSSTISGAIEQFARHPELLDAVHADPSLIPGVVDEALRWASPVKHFFRIVAEDTEFRGRKLSAGDGVMLLYPSANRDEEVFERPNEFDITRKPNKHLAFGFGPHQCIGQHVAKLEMRILLEELLPRLAKVELLGEPQFVAANFLSGPKTLPVRITPA; encoded by the coding sequence ATGACCGAGACCGTGACTGACACAGCAATAGTCCCAAACCACATAGCGGAAGCAGTGATGCTCCCCGCCTCCTACGCCGAAGAGCAAACGCGAACGTATCCGGCACTCGCCTGGCTTAGGGCCAACAACCCCTTCGGCTTGGCCAAGATCGACAGCTACGATCCCGTCTGGCTGGCAACAAAGCACGCAGACATCATGGAGATCGAACGCAATCCCAAGATCTTCTCGAGCGGCAAGGCCGACCCGTTCCTCGTCGACCGGGCCGGACGCGAATATCTGAAGACGGCAAACAACGGCGCGCGGACGCAGGACACGCTCGCATACATGGACGCCCCGGAACACACGAAGATCAAAAACGTGACGAGCGCCTGGTTCATGCCGGCCAACGTCCGCAAACGTGAGGAGGCGATCCGCGAACTCGCCCGAGCATCCGTGAACAAGCTCCTGACCGGCGATCGTGAAGTCGACATCGTCAAGGACTTCTCGCTGTACTACCCGCTGCGGGTCATCATGACCCTCTTCGGCGTTCCGCCCGAGGACGAACCAATGATGCTCACCCTCACACAGGCACTGTTCGGTACGACCGATGAAGACTCCAAACGCAGCGACGCCGACGATGGCGAGGGCGCGAGCGCGAAAGCCTGGAAGGCAACGCTGCAGGACTTCTTCCGCTACTTCAACGAGCTGTCGGCCGACCGCAGGAAGAACCCGACGGACGACCTAGCCTCCCTTATCGCCAACGCCAAGGTCGACGGAGAGGATCTCCCGGAGTCCTTCGTCAACGGCTACTACGTCGCGATCGCCACGGCCGGACACGACACCACCTCGTCGACGATCTCGGGCGCCATCGAGCAATTCGCGCGCCATCCCGAACTGCTCGACGCAGTGCACGCCGACCCGAGCCTGATCCCCGGCGTCGTCGACGAGGCCCTTCGCTGGGCATCGCCCGTCAAGCACTTCTTCAGGATCGTGGCGGAGGACACCGAGTTCCGCGGCCGCAAGCTGTCAGCCGGCGACGGGGTCATGCTGCTGTACCCGTCCGCGAACCGCGACGAGGAAGTCTTCGAGCGCCCGAACGAGTTTGACATCACACGCAAGCCGAACAAGCACCTCGCCTTCGGTTTTGGCCCGCACCAGTGCATCGGCCAGCACGTGGCCAAGCTTGAGATGCGAATCCTCCTCGAGGAACTCCTGCCCCGTCTGGCGAAGGTCGAGCTACTCGGGGAACCGCAGTTCGTGGCCGCGAATTTCCTGTCCGGCCCCAAAACCCTGCCCGTTCGGATCACGCCTGCATAG
- a CDS encoding GMC family oxidoreductase: MKEYDYDYIIVGAGSAGCAVAGRLSEDGYSVLLLEAGGSDDDDLIRTPLLFAGLFQGEKDWNYNSDPEPGLAGRRLFLPRGKVLGGSSSLNAMFYVRGARGDFDAWENEHGATGWSYDQVLPYFKRSEANTDLQDEYHGTDGPMGVTTKRWFSGYEQNYIDAAVQLGIERNDDINGAQQAGVGRLQVTGRDGQRCSSADAFLRPALARQNFVLVTNAYVQRILVESGRAVGVQFEHDGDVVTARAGREIVLSAGAYNTPKLLMLSGIGPADELRALGIDVVLDSPQVGRNLQDHPFTLTHYATDADNTLAVASDPAAAEEWRTSRTGVLTSNAGEAAIFWRSDPALASPDFQMIFVPGWFWEHGFRSPNTLGMSIGLSYNGPSSRGAVTLRSADPAAPPRIVSNLLSQQHEVDAVLRALDFVSELTQQSPLRSILREQVNPGTSVTGALREQWVRADTQHMYHAAGSCRIGTPETGVVDAELRVHGIAGLRIADASIMPQITSGNTNAPSIMIGEKAADLLRGLTSAQDEAAASGCPYLAATAGANA, from the coding sequence ATGAAAGAGTATGACTACGACTACATCATCGTCGGCGCCGGGTCGGCCGGCTGTGCCGTCGCCGGGCGCCTGAGCGAGGACGGCTACAGCGTCCTGCTCCTCGAGGCTGGCGGAAGCGACGACGACGACCTGATCCGCACCCCGCTTCTGTTCGCCGGCCTCTTCCAAGGTGAAAAGGACTGGAACTACAACTCCGACCCCGAGCCCGGTCTTGCAGGTCGAAGGCTGTTCCTGCCGCGCGGCAAGGTGCTCGGCGGCAGCTCCTCCCTCAACGCCATGTTCTACGTACGCGGCGCCCGCGGGGACTTCGATGCCTGGGAGAACGAACACGGGGCCACGGGATGGTCCTATGACCAGGTCCTGCCTTACTTCAAGCGCTCCGAAGCGAACACGGACCTCCAGGACGAATACCACGGCACCGACGGACCGATGGGTGTCACGACAAAGCGCTGGTTCTCCGGGTACGAGCAGAACTACATCGACGCCGCTGTCCAGCTCGGCATCGAGCGGAACGACGACATCAATGGTGCACAGCAGGCCGGCGTCGGCCGGCTCCAGGTGACCGGCCGCGACGGGCAGCGCTGCTCGTCAGCGGACGCATTCCTGCGCCCGGCACTGGCCCGGCAGAACTTCGTGCTGGTGACCAACGCCTACGTGCAGCGCATCCTCGTCGAATCCGGACGCGCCGTCGGCGTCCAGTTCGAGCACGACGGAGACGTCGTCACCGCCCGCGCAGGACGTGAAATCGTGCTCTCTGCCGGCGCCTACAACACCCCCAAACTCCTGATGCTCTCGGGCATCGGGCCCGCAGACGAACTCCGCGCCCTCGGAATCGACGTCGTACTCGACTCCCCCCAAGTCGGACGAAACCTTCAGGACCATCCATTCACCTTGACCCACTACGCGACGGATGCCGACAACACCCTCGCCGTCGCCAGCGACCCCGCCGCAGCAGAAGAATGGCGCACATCCCGCACAGGCGTGCTTACATCCAACGCCGGCGAAGCCGCGATCTTCTGGCGTTCCGACCCTGCCCTTGCCAGCCCGGACTTTCAGATGATCTTCGTCCCAGGCTGGTTTTGGGAGCATGGATTCCGGTCCCCCAACACCCTCGGAATGTCCATCGGACTGTCCTACAACGGACCAAGCTCGCGAGGCGCCGTCACCCTTCGCTCAGCAGACCCAGCGGCTCCCCCGCGCATTGTCAGCAACCTGCTCAGCCAGCAGCATGAGGTCGACGCTGTCCTCCGGGCACTCGACTTCGTCTCGGAGCTTACCCAGCAATCACCGCTCCGGTCGATTCTGCGGGAGCAGGTAAACCCCGGCACTTCGGTCACCGGCGCCCTGCGGGAGCAGTGGGTACGCGCCGACACGCAGCACATGTATCATGCCGCCGGGTCCTGCCGGATCGGCACGCCGGAGACAGGCGTCGTCGACGCTGAGCTGCGCGTGCACGGCATAGCAGGGCTCCGCATCGCGGATGCCTCGATCATGCCGCAGATCACCAGCGGCAACACCAACGCGCCCTCGATCATGATCGGTGAGAAAGCCGCGGACCTGCTCCGCGGCCTCACCTCAGCGCAGGACGAGGCTGCAGCCTCGGGCTGCCCCTACCTGGCCGCCACCGCGGGCGCCAACGCCTGA